A window from Kluyveromyces lactis strain NRRL Y-1140 chromosome E complete sequence encodes these proteins:
- a CDS encoding putative haloacid dehalogenase-like hydrolase (similar to uniprot|Q12486 Saccharomyces cerevisiae YOR131C Hypothetical ORF) — protein MLRLKATDKSIRSFVFDMDGTLCLPQTWMFKAMREAVGCLDKSIDILHFIENLPTIEERVEAHNKIEAVEQRAMDEMQPQSGLIELFQYLNDNDVSKSICTRNLIKPVNYLIDSFVPTELNEFKCIVTREFQPPKPKPDPLLHIARRLNINPSEMVMVGDSIDDMQAGLEAGFTTILLENDVNKHLTKDTTLVHYSVKKLSDIIDLLGCI, from the exons ATGCTAAGGTTAAAGGCTACTGATAAGAGTATAAGATCTTTTGTCTTTGACATGGATGGTACCTTATGTCTTCCACAGACATGGATGTTCA AAGCCATGAGAGAAGCTGTTGGATGTCTCGATAAAAGTATCGATATATTACATTTTATAGAAAACCTTCCCACAATAGAGGAAAGAGTCGAGGCACATAACAAAATAGAAGCAGTTGAACAAAGGGCAATGGATGAGATGCAACCTCAGTCCGGGCTTATAGAACTGTTCCAATATCTCAACGACAATGATGTCAGTAAAAGTATCTGTACAAGGAATTTAATTAAACCGGTCAACTACTTAATTGATTCATTTGTTCCTACCGAACTTAATGAGTTCAAATGTATAGTAACTAGGGAGTTTCAACCACCAAAACCTAAACCTGACCCTTTACTGCATATTGCGAGACGTCTGAATATAAACCCTTCCGAAATGGTGATGGTTGGTGATTCTATTGACGATATGCAAGCTGGCCTAGAAGCAGGTTTTACCACAATTCTACTGGAAAACGATGTAAACAAACATCTTACAAAGGATACGACGTTAGTTCATTACAGTGTCAAGAAACTCTCCGATATAATTGATCTTTTAGGCTGTATATAA
- the VPS17 gene encoding retromer subunit VPS17 (similar to uniprot|P32913 Saccharomyces cerevisiae YOR132W VPS17 Peripheral membrane protein required for vacuolar protein sorting), with translation MTSSVPYDPYDDMDNNPFAEPVEPLAVPETINSITRGDQEQQPDTERNNKEHSSHKDNDSESTNTTNQQENGNDSAVNDIPIDELLPERKNNKYNLFVQVTGIERAGSLTNKKENPSIKFDCTTNLPTFRKPKHKKLKKTYTEFYKLFKYLNAAIPETFVPSLPNSFTSYGINNEEDAIKTAANFQSWFNRITSDPLIIRSDEVAIFIESDFNTYTPLKKVSSISGLKRKTLKQLSPPYDETLALAEFRPLVKSIYHTTQEIKAKLLKMATVRRQLSQEVNQFGQAFQPLSLDNSDLYHKFGRVITAIGDIESIVANLDMATLFDPLESIEHDSYIIKEALTNRHFVMRELLQAQQTSRQRQENARKLRAKRDINPLKVDESIRQLKESTKNEHDLTIKLKRITANMLIERERWLVYLQETLAQAIKEFVLRKIEYDRKKLSLLERIRLTVRTADGKGGLSRLGRSSLPTISTLSSSQSYSGDSWTGDKTRTPHLIGGIVTTEFDNAVFNPNNSHGETNTSQPQSSRQSENIEQVGLSARQAASLLGDGTF, from the coding sequence ATGACTTCATCGGTACCATATGATCCTTACGATGATATGGACAACAATCCTTTTGCAGAACCTGTAGAACCTCTTGCGGTTCCGGAAACGATAAACAGCATAACCAGGGGAGATCAGGAACAACAGCCAGATACAGAAAGGAACAACAAGGAACATAGTAGCCACAAAGATAATGATAGTGAGTCCACTAATACAACTaatcaacaagaaaatggcAATGACTCCGCCGTGAATGACATACCAATTGATGAACTTCTTCCTGAACggaaaaacaacaaataCAACCTCTTTGTACAAGTGACTGGGATCGAGCGGGCTGGATCATTAACgaataaaaaggaaaaccCATCGATCAAATTCGACTGTACCACGAACTTACCCACATTCCGTAAACCTAAACataagaaattgaaaaaaacGTATACCGAGTTCTATAAGCTATTCAAATACTTGAATGCAGCAATCCCCGAAACGTTTGTACCATCGCTACCAAACTCATTCACGTCATATGGTATAAataacgaagaagatgccATAAAGACCGCCGCAAATTTCCAGAGTTGGTTCAACAGAATTACTTCGGACCCATTGATAATTCGCAGCGATGAAGTAGCGATCTTTATCGAATCTGATTTCAATACATATACTCCCTTGAAGAAAGTATCATCAATCTCTGGCCTTAAGAGGAAGACTTTAAAACAGTTGAGCCCACCCTATGACGAGACATTGGCACTTGCTGAATTCAGGCCATTGGTCAAATCTATCTACCATACGACTCAAGAGATCAAGgcaaaacttttgaaaatggCAACTGTGAGAAGACAACTAAGCCAAGAAGTGAATCAATTCGGTCAAGCGTTCCAACCACTATCCCTAGATAACTCAGATTTATATCACAAGTTTGGCCGTGTGATTACGGCAATCGGTGACATCGAGAGCATTGTAGCCAACCTCGACATGGCCACTTTATTCGACCCACTTGAGAGCATCGAGCATGACTCGTACATCATCAAAGAAGCACTCACAAATCGTCATTTCGTGATGCGTGAACTATTACAAGCGCAACAGACTTCTAGACAAAGACAGGAGAATGCCAGGAAATTGAGAGCGAAAAGAGATATAAATCCTTTGAAAGTGGATGAATCTATAAGACAACTGAAAGAGTCTACGAAAAACGAACACGATCTAACGATCAAATTGAAACGAATCACTGCAAACATGCTCATTGAACGCGAAAGATGGCTAGTGTACTTGCAGGAAACCTTGGCACAAGCTATCAAGGAGTTCGTTTTGAGAAAGATAGAGTACGACAGGAAAAAATTATCCTTACTGGAGCGTATACGTCTCACTGTAAGAACCGCAGATGGCAAAGGTGGGCTCTCACGACTTGGTAGATCCTCCCTCCCGACCATCTCAACACTCTCATCTTCTCAATCGTACTCTGGAGACAGTTGGACTGGCGACAAGACCAGAACTCCTCATCTCATTGGTGGGATCGTCACTACAGAATTTGACAATGCAGTATTCAACCCAAACAACTCACATGGGGAAACAAACACTAGTCAACCACAATCTTCCAGACAGTCAGAAAACATCGAACAGGTGGGACTCTCTGCACGCCAGGCAGCATCACTTCTAGGAGACGGCACTTTCTAG